Proteins encoded by one window of Streptomyces sp. ALI-76-A:
- a CDS encoding thiamine pyrophosphate-binding protein, whose protein sequence is MPDDTQDVISGGHLVAKALKAEGVDRIYTLCGGHIIDIYDGCVDEGIEVVDVRHEQVAAHAADGYARITGRPGCAVVTAGPGTTDAVTGVANAFRAESPMLLIGGQGALAQHKMGSLQDLPHVDMMTPITKFAAAVPDTARAADMVSMAFRECYHGAPGPSFLEIPRDVLDAKVPVAKARVPRPGAYRASTRSAGDPEAIEKLADLLVHAEKPAILLGSQVWTTRGTEAAVELVRTLNIPAYMNGAGRGTLPPGDPHHFQLSRRYAFSHADVIVIVGTPFDFRMGYGKRLSSDATVVQIDLDYRTVGKNRDIDLGLVGDAGLVLKSVTEAASGRVNGGASKRKEWLDELRAAEQTALEKRLPSLKSDASPIHPYRLVSEINDFLTEDSIYIGDGGDIVTFSGQVVQPKSPGHWMDPGPLGTLGVGVPFVLAAKQARPDKEVVALFGDGAFSLTGWDFETLVRYDLPFVGIVGNNSSMNQIRYGQKAKYGEERERVGNTLGDVHYDKFAQMLGGHGEEVRDPADIGPALRRARESGKPSLINVWVDPDAYAPGTMNQTMYK, encoded by the coding sequence ATGCCCGACGACACCCAGGACGTCATTTCCGGTGGTCATCTCGTTGCCAAGGCGCTGAAGGCCGAGGGGGTCGACCGCATCTACACCCTCTGCGGCGGCCACATCATCGACATCTACGACGGCTGCGTCGACGAGGGCATAGAAGTCGTCGACGTCCGGCACGAACAGGTCGCCGCCCACGCCGCCGACGGCTACGCGCGCATCACCGGCAGGCCCGGCTGCGCCGTCGTCACCGCGGGACCCGGCACGACCGACGCCGTCACCGGTGTCGCCAACGCCTTCCGCGCGGAGTCCCCGATGCTGCTGATCGGCGGCCAAGGGGCTCTCGCCCAGCACAAGATGGGGTCCCTCCAGGACCTCCCGCACGTCGACATGATGACCCCGATCACCAAGTTCGCGGCGGCCGTGCCGGACACGGCCCGGGCGGCGGACATGGTGTCGATGGCCTTCCGCGAGTGCTATCACGGCGCGCCCGGCCCCTCCTTCCTGGAGATCCCGCGCGATGTCCTCGACGCCAAGGTGCCGGTCGCGAAGGCGCGGGTGCCGCGGCCCGGTGCCTACCGTGCCTCGACCCGTTCGGCCGGCGACCCCGAGGCCATCGAGAAACTCGCCGACCTGCTGGTGCACGCGGAGAAGCCGGCGATCCTGCTGGGCAGCCAGGTGTGGACGACCCGGGGCACCGAGGCGGCCGTCGAGCTCGTACGGACCCTCAACATCCCCGCCTACATGAACGGCGCCGGACGCGGCACCCTGCCGCCCGGCGACCCGCACCACTTCCAGCTGTCACGCCGGTACGCCTTCTCCCACGCCGACGTCATCGTCATCGTCGGCACGCCCTTCGACTTCCGCATGGGCTACGGCAAGCGGCTGTCGTCGGACGCGACCGTCGTGCAGATCGACCTCGACTACCGGACCGTCGGCAAGAACCGGGACATCGACCTCGGGCTCGTCGGCGACGCCGGGCTGGTGCTGAAGTCGGTGACCGAGGCGGCCTCCGGGCGCGTCAACGGGGGCGCGTCGAAGCGCAAGGAGTGGCTCGACGAGCTGCGCGCCGCCGAGCAGACCGCTCTCGAGAAGCGGCTGCCCAGCCTGAAGTCCGACGCCTCGCCGATCCACCCCTACCGGCTGGTCAGCGAGATCAACGACTTCCTGACCGAGGACTCCATCTACATCGGCGACGGCGGTGACATCGTCACCTTCTCCGGGCAGGTCGTGCAGCCCAAGTCACCCGGGCACTGGATGGACCCGGGCCCGCTCGGCACCCTCGGCGTCGGCGTCCCGTTCGTGCTCGCCGCCAAGCAGGCACGGCCCGACAAGGAGGTCGTCGCCCTCTTCGGGGACGGCGCGTTCTCCCTCACCGGCTGGGACTTCGAGACCCTCGTCCGCTACGACCTCCCCTTCGTCGGCATCGTCGGCAACAACTCCTCCATGAACCAGATCCGTTACGGCCAGAAGGCCAAGTACGGCGAGGAACGCGAGCGCGTCGGCAACACCCTCGGCGACGTCCACTACGACAAGTTCGCCCAGATGCTGGGCGGTCACGGCGAGGAGGTCCGCGACCCCGCCGACATCGGCCCCGCGCTCCGGCGCGCCCGCGAGTCGGGCAAGCCGTCGCTGATCAACGTCTGGGTCGACCCGGACGCGTACGCCCCCGGAACCATGAACCAGACGATGTACAAGTGA
- the sucC gene encoding ADP-forming succinate--CoA ligase subunit beta encodes MDLYEHQARELFEEHGIVVPRAEVTDSPKEARAIARRLGGRAVVKAQVKTGGRGKAGGVRMAADPAAAELTARQILGMDIKGHPVGTVMLAQPVDIESEFYVSYVLDRAAGRFLAIASAEGGMDIEEIAVQRPEAVARIHIDPAQGVTSAKAAEIAEAARLPPQTVDVLVRLWEVLVREDALLVEVNPLVRTRQGQLLALDGKVTLDDNARFRQTRWGDEQTSHDDPLEAAATAKGLNYVKLDGEVGIIGNGAGLVMSTLDVVAGCGARPANFLDIGGGASAQTMADGLSVILSDPAVNSVLVNVFGGITACDAVADGIVRALESVRLTRPLVVRLDGNNAARGRAILDERAHPLVEQATTMDGAARRAARLATTAA; translated from the coding sequence ATGGACCTGTACGAGCACCAGGCAAGGGAACTCTTCGAGGAACACGGCATCGTGGTGCCGAGGGCGGAGGTCACCGACTCCCCCAAGGAGGCACGCGCGATCGCCCGTCGACTGGGCGGGCGGGCCGTGGTGAAAGCCCAGGTCAAGACCGGTGGCCGGGGCAAGGCGGGGGGCGTCAGGATGGCCGCGGACCCGGCCGCCGCGGAACTCACGGCCCGGCAGATCCTCGGCATGGACATCAAGGGACACCCGGTCGGCACGGTCATGCTCGCGCAACCCGTGGACATCGAGAGCGAGTTCTACGTCTCCTACGTGCTCGACCGCGCGGCCGGCCGCTTCCTCGCGATCGCCTCCGCCGAGGGCGGCATGGACATCGAGGAGATCGCCGTCCAACGGCCGGAGGCGGTGGCCCGTATCCACATCGACCCGGCACAAGGCGTCACCTCCGCGAAGGCGGCCGAGATCGCCGAGGCCGCCCGACTGCCTCCGCAGACCGTCGACGTCCTGGTGCGGCTGTGGGAGGTGCTGGTCCGCGAGGACGCCCTCCTGGTCGAGGTCAACCCGCTCGTGCGCACCCGCCAGGGACAGCTCCTCGCCCTCGACGGCAAGGTCACCCTCGACGACAACGCCCGCTTCCGGCAGACCCGTTGGGGAGACGAGCAGACGTCGCACGACGATCCGCTGGAGGCGGCGGCCACCGCGAAGGGCCTCAACTACGTCAAACTCGACGGCGAGGTCGGCATCATCGGCAACGGCGCCGGCCTCGTCATGTCGACCCTCGACGTGGTCGCCGGCTGCGGCGCCCGCCCCGCCAACTTCCTCGACATCGGCGGCGGAGCCTCCGCGCAGACCATGGCCGACGGGCTGTCCGTCATCCTCTCCGACCCGGCCGTGAACTCCGTCCTCGTCAACGTCTTCGGCGGGATCACCGCCTGCGACGCGGTCGCCGACGGCATCGTGCGGGCCCTGGAGAGCGTCCGGTTGACCCGGCCGCTCGTCGTGCGCCTCGACGGCAACAACGCGGCCCGAGGCCGCGCCATCCTCGACGAACGCGCCCATCCCCTGGTGGAACAGGCCACCACCATGGACGGCGCCGCCCGCCGCGCCGCCCGACTCGCCACCACCGCAGCCTGA
- the sucD gene encoding succinate--CoA ligase subunit alpha, translating to MAIYLTKESKVLVQGMTGAEGMKHTRRMLAAGTSVVGGVNPRKAGRTVDFDDRAVPVFGSVADGVRSTGADVTVVLVPPAFAKAAVVEAADAGLALAVVITEGIPVHDSVAFTAYARHQGTRVIGPNCPGLITPGQSNAGIIPADITKPGRIGLVSKSGTLTYQLMYELRDIGFSTCVGIGGDPVVGTSHIDCLAAFQDDPDTELVVLIGEIGGDAEERAAAYIREHVGKPVVAYIAGFTAPEGRTMGHAGAIVSGSSGTARAKKEALEAAGVTVGDTPTETARLVLARLDTERDTTQS from the coding sequence ATGGCGATCTACCTCACCAAGGAGAGCAAGGTCCTCGTCCAGGGCATGACCGGCGCCGAGGGCATGAAGCACACCCGGCGCATGCTCGCGGCCGGTACGAGCGTCGTCGGCGGCGTCAACCCGCGCAAGGCGGGCCGCACCGTCGACTTCGACGACCGTGCCGTCCCCGTCTTCGGATCCGTCGCCGACGGTGTGCGGTCGACCGGCGCCGATGTCACCGTCGTCCTCGTGCCACCCGCGTTCGCCAAGGCGGCCGTCGTCGAGGCCGCCGACGCCGGCCTCGCACTCGCGGTGGTCATCACCGAGGGCATACCGGTCCACGACTCCGTCGCCTTCACCGCGTACGCGCGGCACCAGGGCACCCGGGTGATCGGCCCCAACTGCCCGGGCCTGATCACCCCCGGCCAGTCCAACGCGGGCATCATCCCCGCCGACATCACCAAGCCCGGCCGTATCGGCCTGGTGTCCAAGTCCGGCACCCTCACCTACCAACTCATGTACGAGCTGCGCGACATCGGCTTCTCGACGTGCGTCGGCATCGGCGGCGACCCGGTCGTCGGCACCAGCCACATCGACTGCCTCGCCGCCTTCCAGGACGACCCGGACACCGAACTCGTCGTCCTCATCGGTGAGATCGGCGGCGACGCGGAGGAGCGCGCCGCCGCGTACATCCGTGAGCACGTCGGCAAACCCGTCGTCGCGTACATCGCCGGCTTCACCGCGCCCGAGGGCAGGACCATGGGGCACGCGGGCGCCATCGTCTCCGGCTCGTCGGGCACCGCACGGGCCAAGAAGGAAGCGCTGGAAGCGGCCGGCGTCACCGTGGGCGACACTCCGACGGAGACGGCCCGCCTGGTGCTCGCCCGACTGGATACGGAGCGTGACACCACCCAGAGTTGA
- a CDS encoding aldehyde dehydrogenase family protein has protein sequence MAPTPAPNTHADAHLPTLTLKSGTSWADAWQRCLAVAPEAFRDDRALNLWGSAWRADGRALPATSPVDGSPIAGPPRLDRTTAQEAVRASLDQHRAWRHLPLDERRARVAATLDALTEHRELLALLLVWEIGKPWRLAQADVDRAVDGVRWYVDGIDPMLAGRTPLDGPVSNIASWNYPMSVLVHAVLVQALAGNAVIAKTPTDGGVACLTLACALAAREGIPVTLVSGSGGELSEALVRAPEIGCVSFVGGRDTGAAVATAVADLGKRHILEQEGLNTWGIWNHTDWDAFTAVVPKLFDYGKQRCTAYPRFVVQRQLFDEFLAAYLPAVRTLRVGHPLAVEHPDDPYPRLDFGPVINAAKAKELDDQVAEAVARGAVPLHRGSPADARFLPGQDTSAYVQPVTLLNPPRSSPLHHAEPFGPVDTIVLVDTEAELLAAMNASNGALVATLSTDDRATFDRLAPQIRAFKVGHGTPRSRGDRDELFGGFGASWRGAFVGGELLVRAVTQGPAGERLPGNFPDYHLMP, from the coding sequence ATGGCACCCACTCCCGCCCCGAACACCCATGCCGACGCGCACCTCCCCACTCTCACCCTCAAGTCCGGCACGTCCTGGGCCGACGCCTGGCAGCGCTGCCTCGCCGTCGCCCCCGAAGCCTTCCGGGACGACCGCGCCCTCAACCTCTGGGGCTCCGCCTGGCGGGCCGACGGCAGGGCGCTGCCCGCCACCAGCCCCGTCGACGGCAGCCCGATCGCCGGACCGCCCCGTCTGGACCGGACCACCGCCCAGGAGGCCGTCCGCGCCTCGCTCGACCAGCACCGCGCCTGGCGGCACCTCCCCCTGGACGAGCGCCGGGCCCGCGTAGCCGCCACCCTCGACGCCCTCACCGAGCACCGCGAACTGCTCGCCCTGCTCCTCGTCTGGGAGATCGGCAAGCCCTGGCGGCTCGCGCAGGCGGACGTGGACCGGGCCGTCGACGGGGTGCGCTGGTACGTCGACGGCATCGACCCGATGCTGGCCGGACGGACCCCGCTGGACGGTCCGGTGTCCAACATCGCGAGCTGGAACTACCCGATGAGCGTGCTCGTTCACGCGGTACTGGTACAGGCACTGGCAGGCAACGCGGTCATCGCCAAGACCCCGACCGACGGCGGTGTCGCCTGTCTGACGCTGGCCTGTGCGCTCGCCGCCCGCGAGGGGATCCCCGTCACCCTGGTGAGCGGCAGCGGAGGCGAACTGTCCGAGGCGCTGGTACGGGCGCCCGAGATCGGCTGCGTCTCCTTCGTCGGCGGCCGCGACACCGGCGCCGCGGTGGCCACGGCCGTCGCCGACCTCGGCAAGCGGCACATCCTCGAACAGGAAGGACTCAACACCTGGGGCATCTGGAACCACACCGACTGGGACGCGTTCACCGCGGTCGTGCCCAAGCTCTTCGACTACGGCAAGCAGCGGTGCACGGCCTACCCGCGCTTCGTCGTCCAGCGGCAGCTGTTCGACGAGTTCCTGGCCGCCTACCTCCCGGCGGTCCGCACGCTCCGGGTCGGCCACCCGCTCGCGGTCGAGCATCCCGACGACCCGTATCCGCGGCTGGACTTCGGGCCGGTGATCAACGCGGCCAAGGCCAAGGAGCTGGACGACCAGGTGGCCGAGGCCGTCGCGCGAGGCGCCGTCCCGTTGCACCGGGGCAGCCCGGCCGACGCCCGGTTCCTGCCGGGCCAGGACACGTCGGCGTACGTCCAGCCGGTCACGCTCCTGAACCCGCCACGGTCCTCGCCGCTGCACCACGCGGAACCGTTCGGCCCGGTCGACACCATCGTCCTGGTCGACACGGAGGCGGAGCTGCTGGCCGCCATGAACGCGTCCAACGGGGCGCTGGTGGCCACGCTGTCCACGGACGACCGGGCGACCTTCGACCGGCTGGCCCCGCAGATCCGCGCGTTCAAGGTCGGCCACGGCACACCACGCTCCCGGGGCGACCGCGACGAACTGTTCGGCGGGTTCGGGGCGTCCTGGCGCGGCGCCTTCGTCGGCGGCGAACTGCTCGTGCGCGCGGTCACGCAGGGCCCGGCGGGGGAGCGGCTGCCCGGGAACTTCCCGGACTACCACCTCATGCCGTGA